The Effusibacillus pohliae DSM 22757 DNA window TGTCAACGATTTTGTATGTGATCCACTTCGCGATATTTTCGTTTCGATAGTCTACGTCGAAACAAATAAACTTCGTTAGATACTTTCCGGCAAACGTGCCGAGCGTTTTCTTGCCCTCCAAATGTTCCTCGATCATATACCTGCGAATCGGGAACGATTGGTCAGGCGTTCTTGTGATGTAATATCCCCCCGGATATTGAACTAAATAATGGCGGTGCTGAATCAAGTATAGGTCGAATAACCTGCTTATTACCTTTTCCATGCTTACAACCCTTTCTTTAAGTTACTGGTTATACTCATCTAATGCTGCCGTCAAACTTGGTGTACGCTCGAACAACCAAAACACTCGCATTGTCTTAGGATGGAGCGCTTTGGTTATATCGCGAAAACCCTGCTTAGTAAGAAAATCCCGCAACTCACGGTCATAGCAAAAGAAGTAACGACTGCCCATCATACCTGCCTAACACTCCTTTTTGTACGTTTTGAAATATAATAGGTTTGATTATTGTGTTTTAAAGCGCCCCGAACGCTATCCAGCTATACGTAAGTCATTACTGACGGAGAGTAGCTTTTCGATAGTAGCATCATCGAGTCCAAAGGCCTGACGGATCGCGGCTTCGTGATGAGGCTGCATTTTTCGGTCCTCGCGCTCAATCGCGCTGATAAAGCCAGACGAGAGGCCTGTCAGTTTTGCCAAGTCAAGCTGCGTCATTCCTAAATGGACTCGGATGATTCGAATACTTTTTGGCGTCAATCGCATTGTTTTGCACCTCCACGATTTTTGTTGTTTAAATACTCAACACCGCACCAAAATAAAACAGACCGCCTCCGAGGGGACCGGAAGCGGCCGGTGTGGTGTGGGCGATAGTCTTTTCCCAATTAAGCGCCATTTGAGGCGATGAATTATAGTATCCTCCACCCTAAGCTGTGGAAATCAACCGTTTTACACCCTCAAACGATAAAAGTTCATAAAATTGTTACAAACGATACTATCCGTAATAAAGATTCGGGAGCCGACATTTTGTGCCGTCCCTACGAAATTTTTTTGAGGGCGGCCTCGTCGCCAATCTCGCTAAACAGCAGCAGCCGATTCTTCGATTTCAGGCGCTGCATCTGATCCTCGGCAGTATACACATATTCCCGCCCGTACCTTGTGCGATATGTCTTATCGAGATAGATATGCGCGTCGTCATCGTCTGGCTCCGAATATGTCCAGCCGCTCGCACGCCGCTGCAGCCAGTCGCGCATCTTCCAGTCATCATTATCTGCGAGCCACTGTTGAAGCTCGGCAAGCGTTAAGTCGTCCATGATCGCAAACGGCGAAATGACACCCGTACCCACGCCGTACAGCCACCGGCCAAGTCGCGAGTCGCAAACCATATGCTTGAGATCGTCGTTGCGTGTTGCGACCGGCATAATTTGCGTGACAAGGCGCTTTCTCGCGCTTTCCAACGCTCGAATGACCGTCGAATGGTTTTTGAGTCGCAACAGTCGCGCCGTCTCTTTCGCTTTGAGGCCATGAATGCAATACAGACAGACAACTTGGCGCTGGCGGCCGGTTAAAGCGTATCGCGCCGCGCGTTCAAAGTCTAATAACTCGTCAACCATTCCCCTATCGCCCTCCAACGAATTTTGCCCGCCTCCGTTTTTGCAAAATTTGCAAGAGCGGCCAGGACTCGGGGAGGTCGGGGAAACCGAGTCTTTTCGGGGGCCAACCTAGACCGCTCTATTCCCTCTACTCTATATCTCGTAAAAAGTCGGCGCGTTGTCCGTTACGGAAAACTTTACCGTAACGACGTCGTTACATTTCCAAAGGGTACGAATTAAACGCGTACCCTTTTTTCGACGGTGTCGGTTTAACCGACGCCCTTCGTTATGGTCAAAAAATATAAGGCGTCTTTTGCCCATAACTCGGGACATGCGTGTCCCGGCTTCGTTTGTATCGTATATAACTGGGATGGAAACGGAGATACAATTTGGTTTTCGGAATTTCCGAAAAGCTGATATTGAAACCGAATTAATTTTCCAAAATTCGGAGAAACGGTTTTGTGACGGTTTTGGGTGTGAAGGCGGGGACGACGTCGTCCCAAAAATGGGGCAAGTTATATGCGTTCGGACGCACGGGTTTTGATCGTATATAGCTACGATGGAAACGAACAATTTGGGAATCGCGCGACGTCGCGCGATTTACCGATCGGGTTTTGATCGTATATAGCTGGGATGGAAACAATGTACGGCTTCCAACATGTAACCACGTGGTTACAGTTTTGATCGTGTATAACTGGGATTGAAACCCAATCGGTAAGCGTCTAGACGTCTGGACGTTTCCAAGTTTTGATCGTATATAGCTGCGATGGAAACTCGTTTGGAAACAGTGCGACGTCGCACTCGATGGAAAAGTGAACGGGGGTGTTGACATTGGCAATACCCTTCTTTCGATGGAAATGGAAATATTTAGGATACTGCGTTAAACGCAGGGTAATTTTTTTCTGCGATGGATACTTGTTTTCAAAGGCATTTTGTCCTTTCGACTGTTCAACGCTAATCCGGCCAACCGCTTCTGCACCAAACACATCAATAAGCGTGCGCTGCTCTTCTTCTGTCAAATATGCCAACTGTTCGGCCGCCGTCGTACCCAACCTGTTGGCCGACACAAGCGCTTGGATTTCGGGGATGAGGTCGTTAATTTTTAATAGACGCTCTGTATTGCGTTTAGATTCGCCTATAAAATCGGCTATATCTCTTGTGGTTTTCAAATCGCCATTTTGGCGACTTGATCCGCGGTTACCACCATGCTGAACGCCCCAATACTCCTTCAAAAACGCCGCAATCCGCGCCTGTTTGATCGGGTCTGTTTCGGCTTCTCCGCGACGTTCGACGCCAACTCTCACCAATGGAGATGGCGCGGGCGATAAGGCGGAAGAAAGAGTTGATCGGAGAGCGGCGAGGGCGTCCCCCCATATCTTCCGCAACCGCCAACAAGCATGGCGTAAGACGGTCGCGAAAATCCGGCCGATTCGATAAAGGAGGAAACGAATATGGGTGATGTAATGGCATTGTCAAACGATTTGAATGTGATTACGGCGGAAATTAATTCGTATAAGCAAATCGCGGGACACGCAATTCATGAGATTGGTCGTCGTTTGAAACACGTCAAAGAAAAGGATTTGACTCATGGTCAATGGGAAAAATGGCTGCGCGAAAATGTTTCTTTCACCGACAGACAAGCAAGAAGATTAATAGAGGTTTATGAGGAATTCAAATCGGACGACGTCGTCCGATTTGGAGTATCAAAGATATTTGAAATCTTGCAACTTCCGGCAAACATTGATCGCTCGGAATTTCTCACGCAAAAACATATCATCCCTTCCACCGGCGAACAAAAAACCGTCGATGAGATGACAGTCAAAGAATTGCGCGAAGTCAAAAAGGCGCTCAAAGAACGTGAGCAAGAACTTGAACGCGAAAAGGAACGCGCCCGCCAAGCGCAACAGTCGGCGGAACGGGCCGAGGCCGCCCCGCCCCCTCCTCATCATAAAACCAGTCACTTTCTTATGGTGTACTTTATTTGATGTTGGAGAAGGCGTGTTGGAGCGTTGTATCGTTATATAGGTATATATGCTGACACTCCACCACCGGGAGTGTATATATATTATATCGTAAATTTTTTTCTATTTGTGGCAGGTAATTTGTGAACTTTTTGTGAAAAATTTTTATGTCGCCAAATTACGTTCCATCGCCTTCCAATCGAAAGCTAAACTTGATGGGTTACCGTATCTTCTCACTATCTCCTTTCTGGTCATGCCGTGCATATTCACACAATGACAGTTCGTGATAAATTCGGCGATGTATCCGCAACCAGGAAATGGACACCGAAACAGTTTTCCAACGCCGAAATTATTCATCAGCGCATCCCCCCCCTCACGACACATTCCCAACGGACGCTAAGATGTTCCCTCGCTCCGGCAAAACTTTCGCGAGACTTTTGACAAGAAGCTGTTGGCGCCGGTTTAACTCGGCGATTTCCGCGAGATCCTCGTTCAGAATCGTTTCAAGGGCGGCTTTCCGCGCAAGTAACGCATTTAGTCGCGCCTGTGTCCGCAGGATCTTTTCGTCAAGTACGCTTAATTCGGATTCAATGAGCGGATGTTCGCATGCGATTACGTCGAGTTTGACGGCGCGCGTCCTTTCGACCTCCTCCAAGCGTTGGAGGTGCATTCGAACCACGTCGTCGAACAATTCGGGCGCCACATAGGAGAAGTTGGGCTTGATAACGGTTATGATCCGGTCAACATTAGCGTCCACAACCAGAATGATTTTATAGAGCGGATCGACAAAGATGCGCGTCGGGCGCCGCCCAGCCATTTCAACATTCCCGATATATTTGGCGCGCCGGAAGGCTGAAAGAATCCGGCCGCGCGCGTCTTTTTCGCTGTTGGCGTTCATGCGTTCAATCGCACGTTCAATTGCGTGTCGAGTGATTTTACACATCAGCGCATACCCCCACCCGCACAGCAGCGTTGAAACCGATAGAGAACGCGGCGCGGGCGATAAAAGTTTCGAGCGCAGCAACCGGCACTTCAATATCTTCAAGAGCAGAAATATCGCCGGTGTTCGCCAGGATTTCGTTTCTGATGTCGATCCAAAGCGCTTGATACTCGGGGCTTTCTTTGATTTGTGTCAATACCGTTTCGATTACTTTGCTTCCCATTTACATAACCTCCGTTTGGCTAATTTTTTCGAATACAAAGCGCGGCAGATACATTTGCTCGACAGATACGTCACAGCGATTTGTCGCCCGGCTGTATGACCAGTTGTAGCGCAGGATTGATACCAAACCGTCGTCGTCAGCGAAAAAGTATGCGGTGCCGTCGGTCTGGTTGTGTAGAGCGTCGAAAATGAGATGATGTTCGATACCGTGGTAGTTGATGGTTGGGGCGTTCATGGGCATCCCTCCTGCCATTCGTTAGAATACAACCTCTATGG harbors:
- a CDS encoding helix-turn-helix domain-containing protein, which gives rise to MRLTPKSIRIIRVHLGMTQLDLAKLTGLSSGFISAIEREDRKMQPHHEAAIRQAFGLDDATIEKLLSVSNDLRIAG
- a CDS encoding DUF3102 domain-containing protein — translated: MGDVMALSNDLNVITAEINSYKQIAGHAIHEIGRRLKHVKEKDLTHGQWEKWLRENVSFTDRQARRLIEVYEEFKSDDVVRFGVSKIFEILQLPANIDRSEFLTQKHIIPSTGEQKTVDEMTVKELREVKKALKEREQELEREKERARQAQQSAERAEAAPPPPHHKTSHFLMVYFI